One Agrobacterium vaccinii DNA window includes the following coding sequences:
- a CDS encoding DUF1049 domain-containing protein, whose protein sequence is MSKKIVNLVVLVPLAIILVVLCVANRQTVTLALNPFRPDDSVLSFSAPFFVFIFLAVIFGIFLGSLVTWFSQGKYRKRARTEAKEAVRWHDEANRQKAAANAVVIAPSTDVRIAAK, encoded by the coding sequence ATGTCTAAGAAGATCGTCAATCTCGTGGTTCTGGTGCCACTCGCCATCATTCTGGTGGTGTTGTGCGTGGCCAACCGGCAGACCGTGACACTCGCGCTCAATCCTTTCCGGCCCGATGACAGCGTTCTGTCCTTCTCCGCGCCGTTCTTCGTCTTCATATTCCTCGCCGTTATTTTCGGCATCTTTCTCGGCTCTCTGGTCACATGGTTTTCGCAGGGTAAGTATCGCAAGCGCGCCCGCACCGAAGCTAAGGAAGCCGTGCGCTGGCATGACGAAGCCAACCGGCAGAAGGCAGCCGCTAATGCGGTGGTCATCGCCCCGTCCACGGATGTGCGCATCGCCGCCAAGTGA
- a CDS encoding class I SAM-dependent methyltransferase, which yields MKKKDNRPGAKSRAGQEPRQRNAGKPARQKETAPRSRAPDHVRAAASAPSKPGKPAAKAGVQDSVKIKVAPQETEQVPPRPLKQRTGDLPGEQVPVILESLGAGDFHLIDTGNGLKLEQYGNYRIVRPEAQALWRPSLPERVWENADSIFTGDTDEDGMGRWRFPKEQLGETWPLSLLGVNFLGRFTAFRHVGVFPEQIVHWEWLKHTIETAGRPLRVLNLFGYTGVASLVAAAAGAEVTHVDASKKAIGWARENQALAGLENAPIRWICEDAMKFIQREERRGNTYDIILTDPPHFGRGTHGEIWQLFEHLPLMLDVCRDILSPKALGLVLTAYSIRASFYSMHELMRETMRGAGGEVVSGELVIREAGLDGKTRGRALSTSLFSRWVPK from the coding sequence TTGAAGAAAAAAGACAACCGCCCGGGCGCCAAGTCGCGCGCGGGGCAGGAACCCCGGCAGCGCAATGCCGGTAAACCGGCAAGGCAAAAAGAGACCGCTCCTCGCAGCCGCGCGCCGGACCATGTTCGCGCTGCCGCCAGCGCGCCGTCCAAACCCGGCAAACCAGCTGCAAAGGCGGGCGTTCAGGACAGTGTGAAGATCAAGGTCGCGCCACAAGAGACCGAGCAGGTTCCGCCACGGCCCCTCAAGCAGCGGACGGGTGATCTGCCGGGTGAACAGGTTCCGGTCATCCTGGAATCGCTGGGCGCTGGTGATTTTCACCTGATCGATACGGGCAACGGTCTTAAACTCGAGCAATATGGCAACTACCGCATCGTGCGGCCCGAGGCGCAGGCGCTCTGGCGTCCAAGCTTGCCCGAGCGCGTTTGGGAAAACGCCGACTCCATCTTCACCGGCGATACGGATGAAGACGGCATGGGCCGCTGGCGCTTTCCCAAGGAGCAACTGGGCGAAACATGGCCGCTTTCGCTTCTCGGTGTCAACTTCCTCGGTCGTTTCACCGCCTTTCGCCATGTCGGCGTGTTCCCGGAACAAATCGTTCACTGGGAATGGCTGAAACACACGATCGAGACGGCGGGTCGCCCGCTCAGGGTTCTCAATCTCTTTGGTTATACCGGTGTCGCCTCTCTGGTGGCTGCGGCTGCCGGTGCGGAAGTGACCCATGTGGATGCTTCCAAGAAAGCAATCGGCTGGGCGCGGGAAAATCAGGCGCTGGCGGGGCTGGAAAACGCACCGATCCGGTGGATTTGCGAAGACGCGATGAAGTTCATCCAGCGCGAAGAACGGCGCGGCAACACGTACGACATTATTCTCACTGATCCGCCGCACTTCGGCCGTGGCACCCATGGTGAGATCTGGCAACTGTTCGAGCATCTGCCACTGATGCTGGACGTCTGCCGCGATATTCTGTCGCCCAAGGCGCTGGGTCTGGTGCTGACGGCCTATTCGATCCGGGCCAGTTTCTATTCCATGCATGAGCTGATGCGCGAAACCATGCGCGGCGCAGGTGGCGAAGTTGTCTCCGGCGAACTCGTCATCCGCGAGGCCGGTCTTGACGGCAAGACGCGTGGCCGTGCGCTTTCCACCTCTCTCTTCAGCCGCTGGGTGCCGAAATGA